The following proteins are co-located in the Apis mellifera strain DH4 linkage group LG11, Amel_HAv3.1, whole genome shotgun sequence genome:
- the LOC550701 gene encoding peptidyl-prolyl cis-trans isomerase FKBP8 isoform X3, producing the protein MNPNEPMTKATLNEHPPEEWIDILGNGQLKKKVIKNGKNGTRPNRSDICTLKIIGKLKDNTIVEKYEDLKIQLGDVELIQGLDLAIALMDVNEIAEIEVDPRFAYGSLGKEPNIPSNATILYTVELKSSELEAEIETLNANQRKEIGNKKRERGNWWFTRNEPTLAIQCYRRALEFLLPTESRTPYQSEAEDTTDAELQALLEDRMKVYNNLAAAQMKTQAYDAALKSVESVLSCQPQNVKALFRKGKILHYKGEHALAYQTLLQAAKLEPETKAIQMELAILKEKNAKDAQHEKNLYRKMLGAHKNNNTSLKNLKKGNKNKNSSKFTWSLIGGATAAVLSVLLYRFIS; encoded by the exons ATGA ATCCAAATGAACCAATGACAAAAGCAACTTTAAATGAACATCCACCCGAAGAGTGGATAGATATTTTAGGAAATGGacagcttaaaaaaaaagttataaaaaatggaaaaaatggaaCACGACCAAATAGATCTGATATttgtactttaaaaattattggcaaattaaaagataatacaaTAGTTGAAAAGTATGAAGatcttaaaattcaattaggaGATGTTGAATTGATTCAg GGATTAGATTTAGCAATTGCATTAATGGATGTGAATGAAATTGCTGAAATTGAAGTTGATCCAAGATTTGCTTATGGTTCTCTAGGAAAAGAACCAAATATTCCATCTAATGcaactattttatatacagttgaattaaaatcaaGTGAATTAGAAGCAGAAATAGAAACACTTAATGCTAATCAGCGGAAAGAAATtgg caataaaaaacGAGAACGTGGGAATTGGTGGTTTACTCGTAATGAACCAACACTTGCAATTCAATGTTACCGGAGAGCATTAGAATTTTTGTTACCAACAGAAAGTCGTACACCCTATCAAAGTGAAGCAGAAGATACTACTGATGCAGAATTGCAAGCTTTGTTAGAGGATCGTatgaaagtatataataatttagcaGCTGCACAAATGAAAACACAAGCTTATGATGCAGCATTGAAAAGTGTAGAAAGTGTTTTGAGTTGTCAACCTCAAAATGTAAAAGCTCTATTTAGAAAAG gaaaaattttgcattataaaGGAGAACATGCATTAGCATATCAAACATTGCTTCAAGCAGCAAAATTGGAGCCAGAAACAAAAGCTATTCAGATGGAATTagctattttaaaagaaaaaaatgctaAGGATGCTCAgcatgaaaagaatttatatcgtAAAATGTTAGGTGcacataaaaataacaatacatctttaaaaaatttaaagaaaggaaataagaataaaaattcatcaaaatttacatGGAGCTTAATTGGTGGAGCAACTGCTGCAGTTTTAAGTGTCCTTTTATACAGATTTATTTCgtga
- the LOC550701 gene encoding peptidyl-prolyl cis-trans isomerase FKBP8 isoform X4, producing MTKATLNEHPPEEWIDILGNGQLKKKVIKNGKNGTRPNRSDICTLKIIGKLKDNTIVEKYEDLKIQLGDVELIQGLDLAIALMDVNEIAEIEVDPRFAYGSLGKEPNIPSNATILYTVELKSSELEAEIETLNANQRKEIGNKKRERGNWWFTRNEPTLAIQCYRRALEFLLPTESRTPYQSEAEDTTDAELQALLEDRMKVYNNLAAAQMKTQAYDAALKSVESVLSCQPQNVKALFRKGKILHYKGEHALAYQTLLQAAKLEPETKAIQMELAILKEKNAKDAQHEKNLYRKMLGAHKNNNTSLKNLKKGNKNKNSSKFTWSLIGGATAAVLSVLLYRFIS from the exons ATGACAAAAGCAACTTTAAATGAACATCCACCCGAAGAGTGGATAGATATTTTAGGAAATGGacagcttaaaaaaaaagttataaaaaatggaaaaaatggaaCACGACCAAATAGATCTGATATttgtactttaaaaattattggcaaattaaaagataatacaaTAGTTGAAAAGTATGAAGatcttaaaattcaattaggaGATGTTGAATTGATTCAg GGATTAGATTTAGCAATTGCATTAATGGATGTGAATGAAATTGCTGAAATTGAAGTTGATCCAAGATTTGCTTATGGTTCTCTAGGAAAAGAACCAAATATTCCATCTAATGcaactattttatatacagttgaattaaaatcaaGTGAATTAGAAGCAGAAATAGAAACACTTAATGCTAATCAGCGGAAAGAAATtgg caataaaaaacGAGAACGTGGGAATTGGTGGTTTACTCGTAATGAACCAACACTTGCAATTCAATGTTACCGGAGAGCATTAGAATTTTTGTTACCAACAGAAAGTCGTACACCCTATCAAAGTGAAGCAGAAGATACTACTGATGCAGAATTGCAAGCTTTGTTAGAGGATCGTatgaaagtatataataatttagcaGCTGCACAAATGAAAACACAAGCTTATGATGCAGCATTGAAAAGTGTAGAAAGTGTTTTGAGTTGTCAACCTCAAAATGTAAAAGCTCTATTTAGAAAAG gaaaaattttgcattataaaGGAGAACATGCATTAGCATATCAAACATTGCTTCAAGCAGCAAAATTGGAGCCAGAAACAAAAGCTATTCAGATGGAATTagctattttaaaagaaaaaaatgctaAGGATGCTCAgcatgaaaagaatttatatcgtAAAATGTTAGGTGcacataaaaataacaatacatctttaaaaaatttaaagaaaggaaataagaataaaaattcatcaaaatttacatGGAGCTTAATTGGTGGAGCAACTGCTGCAGTTTTAAGTGTCCTTTTATACAGATTTATTTCgtga
- the LOC550701 gene encoding peptidyl-prolyl cis-trans isomerase FKBP8 isoform X2, whose amino-acid sequence MEDESNQSGTTQADFINEELNFDIDPNEPMTKATLNEHPPEEWIDILGNGQLKKKVIKNGKNGTRPNRSDICTLKIIGKLKDNTIVEKYEDLKIQLGDVELIQGLDLAIALMDVNEIAEIEVDPRFAYGSLGKEPNIPSNATILYTVELKSSELEAEIETLNANQRKEIGNKKRERGNWWFTRNEPTLAIQCYRRALEFLLPTESRTPYQSEAEDTTDAELQALLEDRMKVYNNLAAAQMKTQAYDAALKSVESVLSCQPQNVKALFRKGKILHYKGEHALAYQTLLQAAKLEPETKAIQMELAILKEKNAKDAQHEKNLYRKMLGAHKNNNTSLKNLKKGNKNKNSSKFTWSLIGGATAAVLSVLLYRFIS is encoded by the exons atgGAAGATGAATCTAATCAGTCAGGAACAACTCAAGCTGATTTCATTAATGAAGAATTAAACTTTGATATAGATCCAAATGAACCAATGACAAAAGCAACTTTAAATGAACATCCACCCGAAGAGTGGATAGATATTTTAGGAAATGGacagcttaaaaaaaaagttataaaaaatggaaaaaatggaaCACGACCAAATAGATCTGATATttgtactttaaaaattattggcaaattaaaagataatacaaTAGTTGAAAAGTATGAAGatcttaaaattcaattaggaGATGTTGAATTGATTCAg GGATTAGATTTAGCAATTGCATTAATGGATGTGAATGAAATTGCTGAAATTGAAGTTGATCCAAGATTTGCTTATGGTTCTCTAGGAAAAGAACCAAATATTCCATCTAATGcaactattttatatacagttgaattaaaatcaaGTGAATTAGAAGCAGAAATAGAAACACTTAATGCTAATCAGCGGAAAGAAATtgg caataaaaaacGAGAACGTGGGAATTGGTGGTTTACTCGTAATGAACCAACACTTGCAATTCAATGTTACCGGAGAGCATTAGAATTTTTGTTACCAACAGAAAGTCGTACACCCTATCAAAGTGAAGCAGAAGATACTACTGATGCAGAATTGCAAGCTTTGTTAGAGGATCGTatgaaagtatataataatttagcaGCTGCACAAATGAAAACACAAGCTTATGATGCAGCATTGAAAAGTGTAGAAAGTGTTTTGAGTTGTCAACCTCAAAATGTAAAAGCTCTATTTAGAAAAG gaaaaattttgcattataaaGGAGAACATGCATTAGCATATCAAACATTGCTTCAAGCAGCAAAATTGGAGCCAGAAACAAAAGCTATTCAGATGGAATTagctattttaaaagaaaaaaatgctaAGGATGCTCAgcatgaaaagaatttatatcgtAAAATGTTAGGTGcacataaaaataacaatacatctttaaaaaatttaaagaaaggaaataagaataaaaattcatcaaaatttacatGGAGCTTAATTGGTGGAGCAACTGCTGCAGTTTTAAGTGTCCTTTTATACAGATTTATTTCgtga
- the LOC550701 gene encoding peptidyl-prolyl cis-trans isomerase FKBP8 isoform X1: MTIQTFENNKMEDESNQSGTTQADFINEELNFDIDPNEPMTKATLNEHPPEEWIDILGNGQLKKKVIKNGKNGTRPNRSDICTLKIIGKLKDNTIVEKYEDLKIQLGDVELIQGLDLAIALMDVNEIAEIEVDPRFAYGSLGKEPNIPSNATILYTVELKSSELEAEIETLNANQRKEIGNKKRERGNWWFTRNEPTLAIQCYRRALEFLLPTESRTPYQSEAEDTTDAELQALLEDRMKVYNNLAAAQMKTQAYDAALKSVESVLSCQPQNVKALFRKGKILHYKGEHALAYQTLLQAAKLEPETKAIQMELAILKEKNAKDAQHEKNLYRKMLGAHKNNNTSLKNLKKGNKNKNSSKFTWSLIGGATAAVLSVLLYRFIS, translated from the exons ATGACTAttcaaacttttgaaaataacaag atgGAAGATGAATCTAATCAGTCAGGAACAACTCAAGCTGATTTCATTAATGAAGAATTAAACTTTGATATAGATCCAAATGAACCAATGACAAAAGCAACTTTAAATGAACATCCACCCGAAGAGTGGATAGATATTTTAGGAAATGGacagcttaaaaaaaaagttataaaaaatggaaaaaatggaaCACGACCAAATAGATCTGATATttgtactttaaaaattattggcaaattaaaagataatacaaTAGTTGAAAAGTATGAAGatcttaaaattcaattaggaGATGTTGAATTGATTCAg GGATTAGATTTAGCAATTGCATTAATGGATGTGAATGAAATTGCTGAAATTGAAGTTGATCCAAGATTTGCTTATGGTTCTCTAGGAAAAGAACCAAATATTCCATCTAATGcaactattttatatacagttgaattaaaatcaaGTGAATTAGAAGCAGAAATAGAAACACTTAATGCTAATCAGCGGAAAGAAATtgg caataaaaaacGAGAACGTGGGAATTGGTGGTTTACTCGTAATGAACCAACACTTGCAATTCAATGTTACCGGAGAGCATTAGAATTTTTGTTACCAACAGAAAGTCGTACACCCTATCAAAGTGAAGCAGAAGATACTACTGATGCAGAATTGCAAGCTTTGTTAGAGGATCGTatgaaagtatataataatttagcaGCTGCACAAATGAAAACACAAGCTTATGATGCAGCATTGAAAAGTGTAGAAAGTGTTTTGAGTTGTCAACCTCAAAATGTAAAAGCTCTATTTAGAAAAG gaaaaattttgcattataaaGGAGAACATGCATTAGCATATCAAACATTGCTTCAAGCAGCAAAATTGGAGCCAGAAACAAAAGCTATTCAGATGGAATTagctattttaaaagaaaaaaatgctaAGGATGCTCAgcatgaaaagaatttatatcgtAAAATGTTAGGTGcacataaaaataacaatacatctttaaaaaatttaaagaaaggaaataagaataaaaattcatcaaaatttacatGGAGCTTAATTGGTGGAGCAACTGCTGCAGTTTTAAGTGTCCTTTTATACAGATTTATTTCgtga
- the Ppib gene encoding peptidyl-prolyl cis-trans isomerase B precursor — translation MKLLLLVGAVLAMFCTTGNADNTKGPKVTDKVWFDINIDGKYEGRIEIGLFGKTVPKTVENFIELSKKPQGEGYKGSKFHRVISEFMIQGGDFTKGDGTGGHSIYGSRFKDENFKLNHYGAGWLSMANAGKDTNGSQFFITVKQTPWLDGRHVVFGKVIKGMDVVRKIENVNTDTRDRPIKDVVIADCGAEVVANPFSVSKEDATD, via the exons atgaaATTGCTTTTATTAGTGGGAGCAGTGTTAGCGATGTTTTGTACAACCGGTAATGCTGATAATACGAAAGGGCCAAAAGTTACAGATAaa GTATggtttgatattaatattgatggtAAATATGaaggaagaattgaaattggacTTTTTGGAAAAACAGTTCCAAAAAcagttgaaaatttcattgaattatctaaaaaaccTCAAGGAGAAGGATATAAGGGTAGTAAATTTCATAGAGTCATTAGTGAATTTATGATTCAAGGAGGAGATTTTACAAAAGGAGATGGAACTGGAG GACACAGTATTTATGGTAGTCGttttaaagatgaaaatttcaaattgaatcaTTATGGTGCTGGATGGTTATCTATGGCAAATGCTGGAAAAGATACTAATGGTTCTCAGTTTTTTATTACTGTAAAACAAACTCCATGGCTTGATGGTAGACATGTTGTATTTGGCAAAGTAATTAAAGGAAtg gatgtagtaagaaaaattgaaaatgtaaatactgATACACGAGATAGACCAATAAAAGATGTTGTAATTGCTGATTGTGGTGCAGAAGTAGTAGCAAATCCTTTCAGTGTATCAAAAGAAGATGCtacagattaa